The proteins below are encoded in one region of Bosea sp. BIWAKO-01:
- a CDS encoding DMT family transporter — protein sequence MTSRTATLTGFGAILLWSTLALFTAMSGRVPPFQLVGMTFAIGGLLILCITAARGQLRRVRPTWGSFALGLYGPFGDTALYYAAVKTAPAAEANLIHYLWPLLIVLFAALLPGGRLKLRHLIGALIGLAATALLISGGLDAGGGLSLGHGLAALGAFVWASYSVLSRRFAEVPSESLGVTLLGCAVAAFACHAAFETTLWQLTTVEWGGALGLGLGSIGLAFICWDIGMKRGDVAFLGVASYAAPVLSTLILVIAGYAAASWLLAASCALIVAGALVASSRKA from the coding sequence ATGACCTCCCGCACCGCGACCCTCACCGGATTTGGCGCCATCCTGCTCTGGTCGACGCTGGCGCTGTTCACGGCCATGTCCGGTCGCGTACCGCCGTTCCAGCTCGTCGGCATGACGTTTGCCATCGGCGGCTTGCTGATCCTCTGCATCACCGCCGCACGTGGGCAACTGCGCAGGGTTCGGCCGACCTGGGGCTCTTTCGCGCTTGGCCTCTACGGCCCCTTCGGCGACACCGCGCTCTACTATGCCGCGGTCAAGACCGCGCCGGCGGCCGAGGCCAATCTGATCCACTATCTCTGGCCATTGCTGATCGTGCTCTTTGCCGCGCTGCTGCCGGGCGGACGCCTGAAGCTCCGGCATCTGATCGGGGCATTGATCGGGCTCGCGGCGACGGCGCTGCTGATCTCGGGCGGGCTCGACGCAGGCGGCGGGCTCTCGCTCGGGCACGGACTTGCCGCGCTGGGCGCCTTCGTCTGGGCGAGCTACTCGGTCCTATCGCGCCGGTTTGCCGAGGTTCCGTCCGAGAGCCTCGGCGTCACCTTGCTTGGCTGCGCTGTGGCCGCCTTTGCGTGCCACGCGGCCTTCGAGACGACACTCTGGCAGCTGACGACAGTTGAATGGGGCGGCGCGCTCGGGCTCGGTCTCGGCTCGATCGGGCTGGCCTTCATCTGCTGGGATATCGGCATGAAGCGCGGCGACGTCGCCTTCCTCGGTGTCGCCTCCTATGCCGCACCGGTGCTCTCCACCCTCATCCTCGTGATCGCGGGCTATGCGGCCGCGAGCTGGCTGCTCGCGGCATCCTGCGCGCTGATCGTGGCCGGGGCGCTGGTTGCAAGCTCCCGCAAGGCCTGA
- a CDS encoding TIGR02302 family protein yields the protein MKEAQRRTALDPIGSIRQRLGRLAAVSRASLAWERLWPRLWLPAAVILTFLALSWLGLWTHLPWQARAMGVVLFLAALAASIWHVVRTPLPSRRDALARLDQSLQGAHRPASALEDSLAVGSNDPVSQALWKLHVERQGAQIAGLRVAPPRPRMAMRDRLAIRAVPLLAAVTAFFVAGHEAGPRISAAFDWRGPSAPVAAARIDAWIDPPAYTRLPPILIDFARLHGTAFTAPEKSTVVIRIAGKSGMDVVTTGRLDVLPPPQAKDGKPVEAASVAVLEKRYMLAGNGTLRITGSGAPQTTLTLTAVADQPPQISFVEPPKPVSGVQGGLGLTFRAKDDYGIASAEVVVSRTGPPSGGRSLVEPPKQALSVPSSPSGEEELKNTVDFSAHPWAGANVRMVLVARDEAGQEGRSETVEVVLPQRTFTKPLAKALVEQRRKLVMDVDARKHVQLAMDALLIEPGRFMKEAGVYLGMRMIGERLRRATNDDQLRDVADLMWGMALQLEDGDLSDAERDLRAAQERLQQALERGASEEEIRKLTEDMRRALDKFMRELAQQMQRQQQNGDQNQAQLPENFRSVTPRDLQNMLNRIEELSRRGDMAEAQRLMEELNNLLNNLQMARPGQQDPRQREMNQALGDLDRMTRDQQNLRDETYQQEQQRQNRAQQGRRPGQQQARPGQGQRQQGQRGQRGQQQPGQEGEDGEGEDGQQGAEGQQGQGQGLSQRQQALRERLQDLQRRMRGMGAPESGELGEAEQAMREAEGQLGQGQGEGALESQGKALDALRRGGQNLAQQMQGQPGDGDGTEGAFGEPDGQPAGRPSAQQRGRDDPLGRPQRQRDWADGRVRVPGADESATQRARRILEELRRRLGDPSRPLEELDYLERLLRRN from the coding sequence TGGGGCTGTGGACGCACCTGCCCTGGCAGGCCCGCGCCATGGGTGTCGTGCTCTTCTTGGCTGCGCTGGCTGCCAGCATCTGGCATGTTGTTCGCACGCCCTTGCCGTCGCGGCGCGATGCGCTGGCGCGGCTCGACCAGTCGCTGCAAGGGGCGCATCGCCCGGCCTCGGCGCTGGAGGACAGTCTCGCCGTCGGTTCGAACGATCCGGTTTCCCAGGCGCTGTGGAAGCTTCACGTCGAGCGCCAGGGCGCGCAGATCGCCGGCTTGCGGGTCGCCCCGCCGCGGCCACGCATGGCGATGCGCGACCGGCTTGCCATTCGCGCCGTGCCGTTGCTTGCGGCCGTCACCGCCTTTTTTGTCGCTGGGCACGAGGCTGGGCCCCGTATCTCGGCTGCCTTTGACTGGCGTGGTCCGTCGGCGCCGGTTGCCGCCGCCCGGATCGATGCCTGGATCGATCCGCCCGCCTATACCCGCTTGCCGCCGATCCTGATCGACTTCGCCCGGCTGCACGGCACCGCCTTCACCGCGCCGGAAAAATCGACCGTCGTGATTCGCATCGCCGGCAAGAGCGGCATGGATGTCGTGACCACGGGCCGACTCGATGTGCTGCCACCGCCGCAGGCGAAGGATGGCAAGCCGGTCGAGGCAGCCTCTGTTGCCGTGCTGGAAAAGCGCTACATGCTGGCCGGCAATGGCACGCTCAGGATCACCGGCAGCGGCGCGCCTCAGACGACGCTCACCCTGACCGCAGTTGCTGACCAGCCGCCCCAGATCAGCTTCGTCGAGCCGCCGAAGCCGGTCAGCGGGGTGCAAGGCGGGCTGGGGCTGACGTTCCGCGCCAAGGATGATTACGGCATTGCCTCGGCCGAGGTCGTCGTCTCACGGACCGGGCCGCCATCGGGCGGGCGCTCGCTGGTCGAGCCGCCGAAACAGGCGCTCAGCGTTCCGTCCTCCCCATCCGGCGAGGAAGAACTGAAGAATACGGTCGATTTCTCGGCTCATCCCTGGGCCGGCGCCAATGTCAGGATGGTGCTCGTCGCCCGAGACGAAGCTGGGCAGGAGGGCCGCAGCGAGACGGTCGAGGTCGTCTTGCCGCAGCGCACCTTCACCAAGCCGCTCGCCAAGGCGCTGGTCGAGCAGAGACGCAAGCTCGTCATGGATGTCGACGCGCGCAAGCACGTCCAGCTCGCCATGGACGCGCTGCTGATCGAGCCTGGGCGCTTCATGAAGGAGGCCGGCGTCTATCTCGGCATGCGCATGATCGGCGAAAGGCTGCGGCGCGCCACCAATGACGACCAGTTGCGCGATGTCGCGGACCTGATGTGGGGCATGGCGCTCCAGCTCGAGGACGGCGATCTCTCCGATGCGGAGCGCGATCTGCGCGCCGCCCAGGAACGGCTGCAGCAGGCTCTGGAGCGCGGGGCGTCCGAGGAAGAGATCCGCAAGCTGACCGAAGATATGCGGCGGGCGCTCGACAAGTTCATGCGCGAGCTGGCCCAGCAGATGCAGCGCCAGCAGCAGAATGGCGACCAGAACCAGGCTCAACTGCCGGAGAATTTCCGCTCGGTGACGCCGCGCGATCTGCAGAACATGCTGAACCGGATCGAAGAGCTTTCCCGGCGCGGCGACATGGCCGAGGCTCAGCGGCTGATGGAGGAGCTGAACAACCTCCTCAACAATCTCCAGATGGCGCGGCCCGGCCAGCAGGATCCGCGGCAGCGCGAGATGAACCAGGCGCTCGGCGATCTCGACCGGATGACCCGCGACCAGCAGAACCTGCGCGATGAAACCTACCAGCAGGAACAGCAGCGTCAGAACCGGGCGCAGCAGGGCCGGCGCCCCGGCCAGCAGCAGGCGCGCCCTGGCCAGGGACAGCGTCAGCAGGGCCAGCGCGGGCAGCGCGGACAGCAGCAGCCGGGGCAGGAAGGCGAAGACGGCGAGGGCGAGGACGGGCAGCAGGGCGCCGAAGGCCAACAGGGTCAGGGGCAGGGGCTGTCGCAACGCCAGCAGGCTCTGCGCGAGCGCCTGCAGGATCTGCAGCGGCGGATGCGCGGCATGGGCGCCCCGGAGTCCGGCGAACTCGGCGAGGCCGAACAGGCCATGCGCGAGGCGGAAGGCCAGCTCGGCCAGGGGCAGGGCGAAGGCGCGCTCGAATCGCAAGGCAAGGCGCTCGATGCCCTGCGCCGTGGCGGGCAGAACCTTGCCCAGCAAATGCAGGGGCAACCGGGTGACGGCGACGGTACGGAGGGTGCCTTCGGCGAGCCGGACGGCCAGCCGGCCGGGCGGCCTTCGGCACAGCAGCGCGGTCGTGACGATCCGCTCGGACGGCCGCAGCGTCAGCGCGACTGGGCCGATGGCCGCGTGCGCGTGCCGGGAGCCGATGAAAGCGCGACGCAACGGGCACGGCGCATCCTCGAAGAGCTCCGCCGTCGTCTCGGAGATCCGTCCCGGCCGCTCGAAGAACTCGACTATCTCGAGCGGTTGCTCCGGCGGAACTGA